A portion of the Cellulophaga algicola DSM 14237 genome contains these proteins:
- a CDS encoding GMC oxidoreductase, protein MNQHEEYDAIVVGTGITGGWAAKELCENGLKTLVLERGPMVEHIKDYKTMNDDTWDYGLKGELSREDKKKYHVQNRVGWAPKEDSKHFFVNDLEHPYEETKRFDWIRGYHVGGRSLTWGKQTYRWSDLDFEANKKDGHGVDWPVRYTDISPWYDKVEEYIGVSGQNLGLKQLPDGKFQPPMDLNCVEIDLQKSMAEKFDDGRLLTIGRVAHITDKEKPMEGRQPCQYRNRCWRGCPFGGYFSSNSSTLPAAERTGNMTLRPNSIAYEVIYDDTTKKATGVKIIDAETNEKITFNADVIFLCASSMASVGILLQSKSERFPNGLGNDSDALGRGIMDHHYQLGANAKVEGYLDKYYKGRRPNGFYIPRFVNLDESSEKKDYIRGFGYQGSASRGSWTESVAEMGYGASLKENILKPGEWQIGATGFGEFLPYDENRVTLSVNKKDKWGLPQLNFDVEFKENEYNMRKDIKTQIATILTEAGFKDVNVYDRETGPGLGIHEMGGARMGHDAKTSIVNKYNQIHSVPNVYVTDGAFMSSSSCVNPSLTYMAFTARAANHAAEQFKLGKFV, encoded by the coding sequence ATGAATCAACACGAGGAATATGACGCAATCGTTGTAGGAACAGGAATTACAGGAGGATGGGCAGCAAAAGAACTCTGCGAAAACGGATTAAAAACATTAGTTCTAGAAAGAGGACCTATGGTAGAACATATTAAAGATTATAAAACCATGAATGATGACACTTGGGATTATGGTTTGAAAGGGGAACTTTCTAGGGAAGATAAGAAAAAATATCATGTTCAAAATAGAGTAGGCTGGGCTCCAAAAGAAGACTCCAAACATTTTTTTGTAAACGATTTAGAGCATCCTTATGAAGAAACTAAACGATTTGATTGGATTAGAGGGTATCATGTAGGTGGAAGATCATTAACTTGGGGAAAACAAACGTACCGTTGGAGCGATTTAGATTTTGAAGCCAATAAAAAAGACGGCCATGGTGTTGATTGGCCGGTACGCTACACAGACATTTCTCCATGGTATGATAAAGTAGAAGAATATATTGGCGTAAGCGGACAGAACCTAGGCTTAAAGCAATTGCCTGATGGAAAATTTCAACCTCCGATGGATTTGAACTGTGTGGAAATAGATTTACAAAAATCTATGGCTGAAAAGTTTGATGATGGACGTTTGCTAACTATTGGACGTGTTGCTCATATTACAGATAAAGAAAAACCTATGGAGGGCAGACAACCCTGCCAATACAGAAATAGATGTTGGAGAGGCTGCCCTTTTGGAGGATATTTTAGCAGTAACTCTTCTACATTACCTGCAGCAGAACGCACAGGAAACATGACCCTAAGACCTAATTCTATTGCATATGAAGTTATTTATGACGACACTACCAAGAAAGCTACAGGGGTAAAAATTATAGATGCAGAAACCAATGAAAAAATAACATTTAATGCAGATGTGATTTTCTTATGCGCTTCTTCAATGGCCTCCGTTGGTATCTTACTACAATCAAAATCTGAACGTTTTCCAAACGGATTAGGGAATGATTCTGACGCACTAGGAAGAGGTATTATGGATCACCATTATCAACTTGGTGCCAATGCAAAGGTAGAAGGCTATTTAGATAAATATTACAAAGGCCGAAGACCTAATGGGTTTTATATTCCACGATTTGTAAACTTAGATGAATCATCTGAAAAGAAAGATTACATAAGAGGCTTTGGATATCAAGGTAGCGCAAGCCGGGGTAGTTGGACAGAATCTGTTGCAGAGATGGGATACGGAGCGAGTTTAAAAGAAAATATTTTAAAACCTGGAGAATGGCAAATTGGCGCTACTGGTTTTGGAGAGTTTTTGCCGTATGATGAAAACCGCGTAACCTTAAGCGTTAACAAAAAAGATAAATGGGGATTGCCTCAGTTAAATTTTGATGTTGAATTCAAAGAGAACGAATACAACATGCGTAAAGATATTAAAACACAGATTGCTACTATATTAACAGAAGCGGGCTTCAAAGATGTAAATGTATACGATAGAGAAACAGGGCCAGGTCTTGGTATTCATGAAATGGGTGGTGCTAGAATGGGACACGATGCAAAAACATCTATTGTAAATAAATACAATCAAATACATAGTGTACCTAATGTATATGTTACAGACGGTGCTTTTATGTCATCCTCTAGTTGTGTAAACCCATCCTTAACCTATATGGCCTTTACTGCAAGAGCAGCAAACCATGCAGCAGAACAATTCAAATTAGGTAAATTTGTATAA
- a CDS encoding MFS transporter translates to MEQMNKRKVFLAACMALIVTSMTFAIRAGILTQLGKDFGISNQELGWINSMAFLGFPLAMLLGGLMYNTLGAKKLLMVAFVCHLLGLVLTIYAGGFWTLIISTFFIGFANGSVEAACNPMIADMYTNNRTAMLNKFHVWFPGGLVIGALVSKFMTDGGINWQMQIATMLIPTAIYGFLVFTQKFPQSENIESNTSANIKALANPLFLFMMVCMTLTATSEFIPQQWIESILGSSGASPMLVLALVTGIMALGRFFAGPIIHKLNPIGVLLMSAIITATAIYFMSVADGAMIYVAAALFALGVCYFWPTMIGFVSEYTSKTGALGMSLVGGAGMFATSIWNPIIGSRLDTEKESALAAGLIGEVAEVAAGKAVLGFMVYFPLALVVLFGILFVIRKKIEAQRIAQSAYKL, encoded by the coding sequence ATGGAACAAATGAATAAGCGTAAAGTTTTCTTAGCCGCTTGTATGGCATTAATTGTAACCTCTATGACCTTTGCAATTAGGGCAGGAATTTTAACCCAACTAGGGAAAGATTTTGGTATAAGCAATCAAGAATTAGGGTGGATCAATAGTATGGCATTTCTTGGATTTCCATTGGCAATGCTACTTGGAGGTCTTATGTATAATACCTTGGGTGCTAAAAAATTATTGATGGTTGCCTTTGTTTGTCACTTGCTTGGGCTGGTGTTGACTATCTATGCAGGTGGTTTTTGGACTTTAATTATCTCCACGTTCTTTATAGGTTTTGCAAATGGCTCTGTAGAGGCAGCTTGTAATCCTATGATTGCAGATATGTATACCAACAATAGAACTGCTATGTTGAACAAATTTCATGTGTGGTTTCCTGGTGGTCTTGTAATTGGGGCCTTAGTGTCTAAATTTATGACAGACGGAGGTATAAACTGGCAAATGCAAATTGCTACGATGTTAATTCCAACAGCAATTTATGGCTTTTTGGTATTTACTCAGAAATTTCCTCAAAGTGAAAATATTGAATCTAATACATCAGCTAACATTAAAGCACTAGCAAATCCGTTATTCTTATTCATGATGGTATGTATGACGCTAACAGCAACTTCAGAATTTATACCACAACAATGGATAGAATCTATCTTAGGGAGTTCAGGAGCAAGCCCTATGCTTGTTTTAGCTTTAGTAACAGGTATAATGGCTTTAGGTCGCTTTTTTGCAGGGCCAATTATCCATAAGTTAAACCCAATAGGGGTGCTGCTTATGTCTGCAATTATAACCGCTACAGCAATTTATTTTATGAGTGTTGCAGATGGTGCTATGATTTATGTAGCCGCAGCGTTATTTGCATTAGGAGTGTGTTATTTTTGGCCTACTATGATTGGGTTTGTATCAGAATATACTTCTAAAACTGGGGCGCTTGGAATGTCTTTAGTAGGTGGTGCAGGAATGTTTGCAACCTCTATATGGAATCCAATTATTGGGTCAAGACTAGATACTGAAAAAGAAAGTGCACTTGCTGCAGGATTAATAGGAGAAGTAGCTGAAGTTGCAGCAGGGAAAGCAGTATTAGGTTTTATGGTATACTTTCCACTTGCGTTAGTGGTATTGTTTGGTATTCTATTTGTTATCCGTAAAAAAATTGAAGCACAAAGAATTGCGCAATCGGCATATAAATTATAA
- a CDS encoding 3-keto-disaccharide hydrolase, which yields MNKIILIAFLAFFISCKDEGKKTPDLNEETTENPTAKEMELANEWVVLFDGANFNQWKEYAKDGVSSQWKIEDGAMVFYPPEERNSGDAYNLVTKEEYTDFVLSLEWKIAEAGNSGIFWGVKEDSTLTEAYQTGPEIQVLDNTKHPDAKAGTTHQAGALYDMIAPSEDVTNPVGEWNTCEITINHKTNTGSVMLNGTMVVEFPVNDPEWSKMVATSKFADWEHFGKYTTGKIGLQDHGDGVSYRNIKIKQL from the coding sequence ATGAACAAAATTATACTAATTGCCTTTCTGGCATTTTTTATCAGTTGTAAAGATGAGGGTAAAAAAACACCTGATTTAAATGAAGAAACAACAGAAAATCCTACCGCAAAAGAAATGGAGTTAGCCAATGAATGGGTAGTGCTTTTTGATGGAGCTAATTTTAACCAATGGAAAGAATACGCAAAAGATGGGGTTTCTAGCCAATGGAAAATAGAAGATGGTGCCATGGTATTTTATCCCCCAGAAGAAAGAAATTCTGGCGATGCTTACAACTTAGTGACCAAAGAGGAATACACAGATTTTGTACTATCCTTAGAATGGAAAATAGCAGAAGCAGGTAATAGTGGTATTTTTTGGGGTGTAAAAGAAGATTCTACACTTACAGAAGCCTACCAAACAGGGCCAGAAATACAAGTTTTAGATAATACAAAACATCCTGATGCTAAAGCAGGAACAACACATCAAGCAGGTGCATTGTATGATATGATTGCACCGTCAGAAGATGTTACAAATCCAGTTGGAGAATGGAATACGTGTGAAATTACTATTAATCATAAAACCAATACAGGTAGTGTAATGCTTAACGGCACCATGGTTGTAGAATTTCCTGTAAATGATCCGGAGTGGAGTAAGATGGTCGCAACATCGAAATTTGCAGATTGGGAACATTTTGGTAAGTATACCACAGGTAAAATTGGTTTGCAAGATCATGGAGATGGCGTGTCTTATCGAAATATAAAAATCAAACAACTTTAA
- a CDS encoding 3-keto-disaccharide hydrolase: MKYFYMVTLLTFFSCNAQTKEVKTTEEPTVITYDEYSGEEPTTPEQTEFYAPVPPVVKPAQNNGVPSDAIVLFNNNSLNEWVSVNNENKPADWIINTDGSFTVKNKAGDIRTVQEFGDIQLHLEWKSPAVVKGDNQSRANSGIFLQGRYEVQILDNNDNDTYVNGQVASIYKQHIPLAKASVPSGEWNTYDIIYHAPEFNKKGQKTTAATITVLHNGILVQDHVAIKGTTPYIGWPKNEAHGKAPIILQDHGDDSGVSFRNIWVRALK; this comes from the coding sequence ATGAAATATTTTTATATGGTTACGTTGCTTACTTTCTTTTCTTGTAATGCACAAACTAAAGAAGTTAAAACAACAGAAGAGCCTACTGTGATTACGTATGATGAATATTCAGGGGAGGAACCAACTACGCCGGAACAGACTGAATTTTATGCACCTGTTCCTCCTGTGGTAAAACCTGCGCAAAATAATGGTGTGCCTAGTGATGCTATTGTATTGTTTAATAACAATAGCCTTAATGAATGGGTTAGTGTTAACAACGAGAATAAACCAGCAGATTGGATTATTAATACCGATGGTAGTTTTACCGTAAAAAATAAGGCAGGAGATATTAGGACTGTCCAAGAGTTCGGAGATATTCAATTGCATTTAGAATGGAAATCTCCTGCAGTGGTGAAAGGAGACAACCAAAGTAGAGCTAATAGTGGTATTTTTCTTCAAGGCCGTTACGAGGTTCAAATTTTAGATAATAATGATAATGATACCTATGTAAATGGTCAAGTAGCATCAATTTACAAGCAACATATTCCTTTAGCAAAAGCTTCTGTGCCTAGTGGGGAATGGAATACGTATGATATTATTTATCATGCACCAGAATTTAATAAAAAAGGGCAAAAGACTACTGCTGCTACTATTACGGTTTTGCATAATGGTATTTTAGTGCAGGACCATGTAGCGATAAAAGGTACCACACCTTATATTGGTTGGCCTAAAAATGAAGCGCATGGTAAAGCTCCTATAATTCTTCAAGATCATGGGGATGATAGTGGTGTTAGCTTTAGAAACATATGGGTAAGAGCGTTAAAATAA
- the nadD gene encoding nicotinate (nicotinamide) nucleotide adenylyltransferase: protein MKKVGLYFGTFNPIHSGHLIIGNHMVEFSDLDEVWFVITPQSPFKTKKSLLDNQHRYQMVLEATEAYDKLKPSRIEFNLPQPNYTVTTLAYLSEKYPNGYDFSLIMGEDNLKSFHKWKNYEVILENYSIHVYPRISDGKIAHQFLSHPKIFRVDDAPIMEISSTFIRKKHKEGKNIKPMLPPEVWKYMDEMNFYRN from the coding sequence TTGAAAAAAGTTGGTTTATATTTCGGGACATTCAATCCAATACATAGTGGCCATTTAATCATAGGTAATCATATGGTAGAGTTTTCAGATCTTGATGAGGTTTGGTTTGTTATAACACCACAAAGTCCATTTAAGACAAAGAAATCACTATTAGATAATCAACATAGATATCAAATGGTTTTAGAAGCTACAGAGGCTTATGATAAATTAAAACCAAGTAGGATTGAGTTTAATCTTCCGCAACCAAATTATACAGTAACCACCTTAGCCTATCTTTCGGAAAAATATCCTAATGGATATGATTTTTCTCTGATTATGGGAGAAGATAACCTTAAAAGTTTTCACAAGTGGAAGAATTACGAGGTTATACTTGAAAATTATTCTATTCATGTATATCCTCGAATTTCGGACGGAAAAATAGCGCATCAGTTTTTGAGCCATCCTAAAATATTTAGGGTTGATGATGCACCAATTATGGAAATTTCATCTACATTTATTCGCAAGAAACATAAGGAAGGCAAAAATATTAAGCCAATGTTACCTCCGGAAGTTTGGAAATATATGGATGAAATGAATTTTTATAGGAACTAA
- a CDS encoding YicC/YloC family endoribonuclease has protein sequence MIQSMTGFGKHVIQLPSKKITIEIKSLNSKSLDLNARIPSSYKEKELQLRKTIATALVRGKIDFSLYIENTGDETSSVINEVVLRQYMKQLSAIANVEDARLLEMAIRMPDAMKTEREDIDAKEFVAIEETLVVALEEINKFRSEEGQVLDDDFVSRVTTIKNLLTEVEKLDIDRLSTIRERLEKAVADLSVNLDKNRFEQELIYYLEKYDITEEKVRLNNHLDYFLTTLKSVDSNGRKLGFICQEIGREVNTIGSKANFAPLQQVVVQMKDELEKIKEQMLNVL, from the coding sequence ATGATTCAGTCTATGACGGGTTTTGGGAAGCATGTGATACAGCTTCCTAGTAAAAAAATAACCATCGAAATTAAATCTTTAAACAGTAAGAGTTTAGATTTAAATGCGAGAATACCATCTTCTTATAAAGAAAAAGAACTACAATTAAGAAAAACGATAGCTACTGCTTTAGTTAGAGGTAAGATTGATTTTAGCTTGTATATTGAAAATACGGGCGATGAAACTTCATCCGTAATTAACGAAGTTGTGTTACGTCAATATATGAAGCAACTTAGCGCTATTGCTAATGTGGAAGATGCTCGCTTATTAGAGATGGCAATTAGAATGCCGGATGCAATGAAGACGGAGCGTGAAGATATTGACGCAAAAGAATTTGTTGCCATAGAAGAAACTTTAGTTGTTGCGCTAGAAGAGATCAACAAATTTAGATCGGAAGAAGGTCAGGTTTTAGATGATGATTTTGTAAGTAGAGTTACAACGATAAAAAATTTACTTACCGAAGTAGAAAAATTAGATATTGATCGTTTAAGTACTATTCGTGAGCGTTTAGAAAAAGCAGTTGCAGACCTTTCCGTAAACTTAGATAAGAATAGGTTTGAGCAAGAATTGATCTATTATCTAGAGAAATACGATATAACAGAAGAAAAAGTACGTTTAAATAATCATTTAGATTATTTCTTGACGACCTTGAAGTCAGTAGATTCTAATGGAAGAAAATTAGGATTTATTTGCCAAGAAATAGGAAGAGAAGTAAATACTATTGGTTCTAAAGCCAATTTTGCTCCATTGCAGCAAGTTGTAGTGCAAATGAAAGATGAGTTAGAAAAGATTAAAGAACAAATGTTAAACGTATTATAA
- a CDS encoding ASCH domain-containing protein: MDNASARNMWGDYLDKHLEDAFVTAPKSIHFCDNENDANECVELVLKNIKKATSPSLLGLQLQNEPLPKIGDFLVVTDWSGKAKCIVKTTAVKLKPFFSINEDYARLEGEGDKSLIHWKKSHWEYYTRELAPFKREPRDSMIVVCQEFEKVFK, from the coding sequence ATGGACAATGCTTCAGCCCGAAATATGTGGGGCGATTATTTAGACAAACATTTAGAAGATGCTTTCGTTACAGCCCCAAAGAGCATTCATTTTTGCGATAATGAAAATGATGCGAATGAATGTGTAGAATTAGTTTTAAAAAACATAAAAAAGGCTACTTCCCCTTCCCTCTTAGGGCTGCAATTACAAAATGAGCCTTTACCTAAAATTGGCGATTTTCTAGTAGTAACAGATTGGAGTGGTAAGGCAAAGTGCATTGTAAAAACTACGGCCGTAAAACTAAAGCCTTTTTTTAGCATAAATGAAGATTATGCACGACTAGAAGGTGAAGGTGACAAAAGCTTAATACATTGGAAAAAAAGCCATTGGGAGTATTACACACGAGAACTAGCGCCTTTTAAAAGAGAACCTAGAGACAGTATGATTGTAGTATGTCAAGAATTTGAAAAAGTATTTAAATAA
- a CDS encoding nucleoside permease has product MKLKVKIQLSLMMFLEFFIWGGWFVTLGTFLGNNLNASGAEIGMAFSTQSWGAIIAPFIIGLIADRYFNAERILGVLHLAGAFLMYQMYGAEDFATFYPYILGYMILYMPTLALVNSISFKQMKDPAKEFSLVRVFGTIGWILAGLLISFVFFWDSPESREVGMLKNTFLMVAIASVVLGLFSFTLPKTPPGVAKGEKVKIADILGLDALRLLKDKNFLIFFISSIFICIPLAFYYQNANPFLSEIGVNNPTGKMTIGQASEVFFMLLLPYFFKKFGFKKTILAGMVAWTLRYMLFAYGNAGEFAFMLIIGIGLHGICYDFFFVSGQIYTDSKAGEKYKSAAQGLITLATYGIGMLIGFWVAGKITDTYLVAENLHDWKTIWTYPAIFALGVLALFMVFFKNEKIEYKD; this is encoded by the coding sequence ATGAAATTAAAAGTAAAGATTCAGTTGTCCTTGATGATGTTTTTGGAGTTTTTCATTTGGGGAGGGTGGTTTGTTACCTTAGGTACTTTTTTAGGCAATAACCTTAATGCAAGTGGCGCTGAAATAGGGATGGCTTTTTCTACGCAGTCATGGGGCGCTATTATCGCACCGTTTATTATAGGGCTTATTGCCGATAGGTATTTTAATGCAGAGCGAATATTAGGGGTGTTGCATTTAGCGGGTGCTTTTTTAATGTACCAAATGTATGGCGCTGAAGATTTCGCTACATTTTATCCTTATATATTAGGGTATATGATTTTATATATGCCAACATTGGCATTGGTTAATTCTATATCTTTTAAGCAAATGAAAGATCCTGCAAAAGAATTTTCTTTGGTTCGAGTTTTTGGGACTATAGGTTGGATACTTGCGGGCTTACTAATTAGTTTTGTATTTTTCTGGGATTCACCAGAATCGCGGGAGGTTGGAATGCTTAAAAACACCTTTTTAATGGTAGCTATAGCCTCCGTAGTATTAGGCTTGTTTAGCTTTACGCTTCCTAAAACTCCTCCGGGAGTAGCAAAAGGAGAAAAGGTTAAAATAGCAGACATATTAGGACTTGATGCATTACGATTGTTAAAGGATAAAAATTTTTTAATTTTCTTTATCTCTTCCATATTTATTTGCATCCCTTTAGCGTTTTATTACCAAAATGCGAATCCATTTTTGTCAGAAATAGGAGTTAATAATCCAACTGGGAAAATGACAATAGGACAGGCTTCTGAGGTGTTCTTTATGCTGCTGTTGCCTTATTTCTTTAAGAAATTTGGGTTTAAGAAAACAATCTTAGCAGGAATGGTTGCTTGGACATTGCGTTACATGCTTTTTGCATACGGTAATGCAGGAGAATTTGCATTTATGTTAATCATAGGTATTGGTCTTCATGGTATTTGTTATGATTTCTTTTTTGTTTCTGGTCAAATATATACCGATTCTAAGGCAGGGGAAAAATATAAAAGCGCTGCTCAAGGACTAATAACCCTAGCCACTTATGGTATTGGTATGTTAATTGGTTTCTGGGTAGCGGGTAAAATTACGGATACTTATTTAGTTGCAGAGAATTTACATGATTGGAAAACTATTTGGACCTATCCGGCAATTTTTGCTTTGGGAGTCTTAGCGCTTTTTATGGTATTTTTTAAAAATGAAAAAATTGAATATAAAGATTAA
- a CDS encoding sugar phosphate isomerase/epimerase family protein → MKTIKGPAVFLAQFVDSKAPFNSLDGMCKWASDLGYKGIQIPTWVDFLIDLDKAAESQTYCDELKGKVNSYGLEITELSTHLQGQLVAVNPAYDLMFDNFAPDKVKNNPKARTEWAVETVKKAATASRRLGLNTHATFSGALLWHTMHPWPQRPAGLVEMGFEELAKRWMPILNHFDEQGVDVCYEIHPGEDLHDGDTFERFLKATNNHKRVNILYDPSHFVLQQLDYITYIDHYHEFIKSFHVKDSEFNPTGKKGAFGGYNDWGDRAGRYRSLGDGQIDFKTIFSKLTQYGCDVWAVMEWECCIKSPEQGAREGVKFIQDHIIEATEKTFDDFAGSKIDKEVLKKILGI, encoded by the coding sequence ATGAAAACAATAAAAGGACCTGCAGTTTTTTTAGCACAATTTGTAGACAGTAAAGCACCATTCAATTCTCTAGACGGAATGTGTAAATGGGCTTCAGATTTAGGATATAAAGGAATTCAAATTCCTACTTGGGTAGATTTTTTAATAGATTTAGATAAGGCTGCAGAAAGTCAAACCTATTGTGATGAACTTAAAGGTAAAGTTAATTCGTACGGATTAGAGATCACCGAGCTTTCAACGCATTTACAAGGGCAGTTGGTTGCTGTAAATCCAGCTTATGATTTAATGTTTGATAATTTTGCACCAGATAAAGTAAAAAACAACCCTAAAGCACGTACGGAATGGGCTGTAGAAACAGTAAAAAAAGCAGCTACGGCAAGTAGACGCTTAGGTTTAAATACCCATGCTACTTTTTCTGGAGCTTTGCTTTGGCATACAATGCACCCATGGCCGCAACGACCTGCTGGTTTAGTAGAAATGGGTTTTGAAGAATTAGCAAAGCGTTGGATGCCAATTTTAAATCATTTTGATGAACAAGGGGTTGATGTGTGTTATGAAATACACCCTGGAGAAGATTTGCATGATGGCGATACTTTTGAACGTTTCTTAAAAGCAACGAATAATCATAAGCGCGTAAATATCCTTTATGATCCTAGTCATTTTGTTTTGCAACAGTTAGACTATATCACTTATATAGATCATTACCATGAATTTATTAAATCATTCCACGTAAAAGATTCTGAGTTTAACCCAACAGGAAAAAAAGGTGCTTTTGGGGGCTATAATGATTGGGGAGATAGAGCAGGGCGTTATAGATCTTTAGGAGATGGCCAGATAGATTTTAAAACAATTTTTTCTAAACTAACACAGTACGGTTGTGATGTTTGGGCAGTTATGGAATGGGAATGTTGCATAAAAAGTCCGGAACAAGGTGCAAGAGAAGGGGTTAAATTTATTCAAGATCATATTATTGAGGCTACAGAGAAAACATTTGATGATTTTGCTGGGTCAAAGATTGATAAAGAGGTGTTAAAGAAAATTTTAGGAATTTAA
- a CDS encoding Gfo/Idh/MocA family protein has protein sequence MAKKIRLGILGGGGDSLIGILHRVASQINDNYEIVGAVFNPKFEDNISFAEEIDIPTNRIYKDFDTLVEEEMKLPESERIQVCSVLTPNFLHFPMAKKLLENGFSVICEKPMTTTYEEAKILQATLEKAGTIFAVTHTYTGYPMVRQMREMVKQGALGKIQKVDVRYYQGWLNPVIHDKEKRSSTWRLDPEKAGISCCMGDIGVHAFNMIEYTTGMQVKSILADLNYLYDDNQMDIDGTVLVRFDGNAKGVLRSSQIATGEENGLAIAIYGDKGGLRWEQENPNYLYVMSDDKPLQVYKPGHAYNSKLSLDGTKLPPGHPEGIFDSMANIYLGVSKAIRGQEYNDGEFPTIMDGVRGLNFIESTVASHKNGNTWVVLD, from the coding sequence ATGGCAAAGAAAATTAGATTAGGAATTTTAGGAGGAGGAGGGGACTCTCTTATTGGAATATTGCATAGAGTTGCTTCGCAGATAAATGATAATTACGAAATAGTTGGTGCAGTTTTCAATCCCAAATTCGAGGATAATATTTCATTCGCTGAAGAAATAGACATTCCAACAAATCGTATTTATAAGGATTTTGATACCTTAGTAGAAGAAGAGATGAAACTTCCGGAATCAGAGCGTATTCAAGTATGTTCAGTACTCACACCAAATTTTTTACATTTTCCAATGGCGAAGAAATTGTTGGAAAACGGATTTAGTGTTATCTGTGAAAAGCCAATGACGACCACCTATGAGGAAGCTAAAATTCTACAGGCTACCTTAGAAAAGGCAGGGACAATTTTTGCAGTAACCCATACGTATACTGGGTATCCTATGGTGCGTCAAATGCGTGAGATGGTTAAACAAGGCGCTTTAGGTAAGATCCAAAAGGTAGATGTGCGTTATTACCAGGGGTGGCTAAACCCAGTAATTCATGATAAAGAAAAGAGGTCTTCTACTTGGCGATTAGATCCTGAGAAAGCAGGAATTAGCTGCTGCATGGGAGATATAGGAGTGCATGCTTTTAATATGATTGAATATACAACTGGTATGCAAGTAAAATCTATTCTAGCCGATTTAAATTACTTGTATGACGACAATCAAATGGATATTGATGGTACAGTATTGGTTCGTTTTGATGGAAATGCAAAAGGTGTGCTACGTTCAAGCCAAATTGCAACAGGGGAAGAAAACGGATTAGCGATTGCTATTTATGGCGATAAAGGTGGTTTAAGATGGGAGCAAGAAAATCCTAACTACCTATACGTTATGAGTGATGATAAGCCATTACAGGTTTACAAACCAGGTCATGCCTATAACTCTAAGTTGTCTTTAGATGGCACAAAGTTGCCTCCAGGGCATCCAGAAGGTATTTTTGATTCTATGGCTAATATATACTTAGGAGTATCAAAAGCAATTAGAGGTCAAGAATATAACGACGGTGAGTTTCCAACCATAATGGATGGTGTAAGAGGTTTAAATTTTATAGAAAGTACAGTGGCTTCTCATAAAAATGGGAATACATGGGTAGTTTTAGATTAA
- the gmk gene encoding guanylate kinase, whose amino-acid sequence MKGGKLIIFSAPSGSGKTTIVRHLLEKNDLNLAFSISATSRPRRGKEKNGEHYYFISLSEFKRHIKNDDFLEWEEVYRDNFYGTLKTEVERLWAEGKNVIFDIDVVGGLRIKKKFPEQTLAVFVKPPSVDELKIRLKKRSTESDDKINMRIAKASVELATAPQFDRIIKNYDLDTALDESYKLVQEFLASKKES is encoded by the coding sequence ATGAAAGGTGGAAAGCTTATTATATTTTCTGCACCTTCTGGAAGTGGGAAAACAACAATCGTCAGGCATTTGTTAGAGAAAAACGATTTAAACCTCGCTTTTTCAATTTCTGCAACGTCTAGACCAAGAAGAGGAAAAGAAAAAAACGGAGAGCATTATTATTTTATTTCACTTTCAGAATTTAAGAGACATATTAAAAATGATGACTTTTTAGAATGGGAAGAGGTATACAGGGATAATTTTTATGGAACGCTTAAGACGGAAGTAGAACGTTTATGGGCAGAAGGTAAAAATGTAATTTTTGATATTGATGTTGTTGGAGGTTTAAGAATAAAAAAGAAGTTCCCGGAGCAAACTTTAGCGGTATTTGTAAAACCGCCGAGTGTAGATGAACTTAAAATAAGATTAAAAAAACGCAGTACAGAAAGTGATGATAAAATAAACATGCGTATAGCTAAAGCTTCTGTAGAATTAGCAACTGCACCACAGTTTGATAGAATCATTAAAAATTACGATTTAGATACTGCTTTAGATGAATCCTATAAATTGGTACAAGAATTTTTAGCATCTAAAAAGGAATCGTAA